The Alosa sapidissima isolate fAloSap1 chromosome 8, fAloSap1.pri, whole genome shotgun sequence genome segment CTTAGTGACATCTTGAGTGCATATGGAGGGCTGCATTCAGTATTTGGCCTTAATGCTGAGAAGTCACTGCGTGTCTAGTTGATGGTATATCTTCACCCATGACAAAAACGTCATATTTGGACTATAGACTAACAGCTGTATTGTAACACACCTCCCGAACTTCACTCTGTGCCCTTCAAACCTTAATCCTCTCCAGATTCAGTTTCCAAAACCTCATATCCTGAGATTAAGCTCTCGCACGACTTATGCCTCTTTCCTGACCCAACAACAACTACCGACAAAGATGAATATCTTCTGTCCTGATCATAAAAAGCtacaacaaaagaaaacaaaaggacaaATTGGCCCCATGATTTCCATTTATATTTACACAAATCTTAGGTCAATATGTGACATATTTGGGAAAAAAGTCTGTGCAATTACAAAAACGTATTTTCCTGGTGTTCAACTGAGTCTCACAGATGCAAACAAGAATAATAAACAATGAGCTGAAATGAGTAGTTTGAAACCAGATGATAAAGAAGTAAAAAATTAACAAAAGCCCGTTGAATTGCATAGAATATATTATCTACCAATGTAACAAGCAAGACACTTACAGGTGCTTTATGGGCCTGAGCAAAATGTTTCTTGGGTTTGAATCTGGGGATTGGTTCCTCATATATTAAAAAGATGTTTATATACATTTACGACCAACAACTGGTAAAGGTGGTCACTGTATCCACAATGAATGCAACAGTAACAGAACTCCATGCTTCATAATGaaatagaaaacaaacaaacaatcaaacaaacaaagtaaacaaacaaaaaaacaggtcATAGGAACTTTAAGGCATTGATAACCTTCtcttgacacacatacacactaaaaaACCTATGATGAAACATAATGTAGAAAAATGTAGAAAAAAGATAAACCTAACAGCAATAACAAAACCCAAACTactgaggtggtgtgtgtgtgtgtgagagagagagagagagagagagagagagagagagagagagagcgagagagagagagagagggtgtgtatgagtgtctgtgtgtgtgtgtgtgcctgggtggGTGTTGCCACCTTTTGTAGGAGACAACAGGATGGGCAGCAGGGTTGGGAGTGGGGTCTCGCTGGTTCTAGGCCTCAAACCTCCTTGGACAGAACATGGGGGCCACCAGGGTCCCCAAGTAGAGCACGAGGCAGACCCAGCAGGAGGCCATCTTGATCCAGAACACTGACCAGCTGCCGTCCAGCAGCTCCTCGATACTGGCATCTTTGTAACTGTGGGCACAGAAGCAAAATCTCAAGACAACAATTCAACAAACACAATACAAGaattcaacaaacaaacaataaaaaaaacagagaggtgGGTAACCTGGATTCAGACACTAGAAGTCTACATACTTGTTCACTAAACAATACAATTCCAATTActcttcagccaggtagatcagctagTGAAAACAGTTGTGTTTAGTACACAGGCAAAACCAATATATAGTGAGTAAGACTTTCTAGTGGGATTACCTACCTCTGAAACAAACAACTCAACCCAGTGTGTATTGGCCTGTATTGGTTAGTGCTATATGCTCTATaaggcagtggttcttaaactttttgtctggcgaccccacAAAAAAGTATGGGGAGGTCTGGCGACCCCACTTTCCCCAAACCCATTCTGTCCTTACTCAAATACCCCCCTCAAACGTTAACAACTAAATCAAGCAAAAACTAGGAAGCAaagtcatttgttttatttactccATATGAACAAGAACCGAGAAAACCAAACAATCACGATTAAACAAGTGTAGGCTGCCGCCATATCAGATCAGAGCGCTATGTGCGTAtagtgtgcgcgcacacacaagcacgcacacacacatacacatgcagcattaggcctacaacgttacattaattatatttatgGCGATAACaataacagtatttttttatttcccttttctggtttactATCTTTAACAATTTCAATGGGAAGGGTGGGCATGCTTCCGTGAACATACTGTAGCAAGTTAATTCTAGGAGGAATGCTGCACGGTGACACAGAGATTTTCCTCCACGATGCTGAGCCGACATCTGTATTTTGAGATGTCGTTTCATTTTGACAGGTTTTAAGCCCTCATTCGCCAGAACATCGCCGCAAATCACACATTGTGGGTGGTCGAGGTTATCTTTAACTTGGCAAGTGAATGCATATTTCAGAAATTCTTTCTGATAAAGCCGACGCGCCGtttgttcttttttattctCACCGGCTGTTAGACTTGTCCCATCTGAGGATCACGGAGGAGTAGACGCACTGGTAGATGGCACTTCTGAGCTTTTGTTCAATTTTTTAAGCAGCCACCTGTCCATTTTGGCTAGTAGGTTACCtatgtcttttgttttgttttacttaaAATGGCGTGAACCAGTTGAGTTTGCATAGTGGGAGCAGATAGTTACATTGTTTCTCAGCGGACCAGTAGCCCATAGACTGAACCAGATCTCGTTGAAAGACgaaaacatttctctctcttctcttaactgcgtgtaaataagaaaaaggcagaaaaggCCAATATTATTTTCCTTTGTTTCACCTAATAATAATTTCAGACTGAATACAGAAAATAATTGGCGACCCCACGGAAacttacaaattacaaaaacgtATTTTCCTGGTGTTCAACTGAGTCTCACAGATGCAAACAAGAATAATAAACAATGAGCTGAAATGAGTAGTTTGAAACCAGATGACAAAGAAGTAAAGTTTTTGGCGACCCCATTTGGGGTCGCGACCCCTAGTTTAAGAATCACTGCTATAAGGAACAGTGCATAATGGCAGTGTCCTTGGTATGAGCCGGCCTCATGGGATATAGTGCATTATACGGTACTCACTGGAACCAGTTTGTGACGGTCATCATGACGTAGAGGGAGCCGAGGAAGAAGACAAAGTGGAAGTAGGCGTAACTGTAGATAGTGCCGTCCTGCTCGTCGTAATTGACATCCTGACCGCCGCCGCCcgttttcttctcctcctcatcaaAGTCATCTGAGAAACACAGCATCAGCTCAGTCAAGTCAACAAGCGCGCATGGAGGAGTGTAAAGAAAAACACTTGTTATAGAGGCCTACAGCCACCAGGTGTCACTGGAGTGGAAGAGGAGTGCACATGAGGTTCAGTGCAAACTGTGATTCATTCACCTACTTgtaaatgtaatgcaatgtaaAAAGAGCAGTAATTGCATGATGTGGATAAATCACTTGATCTAATCAATTCTACTCAGTAGAAGTCAATCAAAATGATCACATAATCAGTTATAGTGGGCCTAACTGTATTAGAACAGAGCTATCGGTATGGGTCAGTTCATTGTTGACATAAATCCACTTACCGGTGTCATCTCCCCAGCAGAAACAACAGCGAGCTCTCTGTCAGGGAAAGTAGAAAGCAAAAAAGTGTAACATATCCGGTCCAACATCACTGTCATTGTGTAAACACTACACCATATGTTACCCAATAATGTTTGCAAAAACATAATTAACGACCATGTTGTTATTGGGTCGTAATAAGGAGCGCTGGAGGGTCAAGCCCTGTGGGTGACTGCAGTCTGCAGAGGTGTTCAATTACCTCACTCTCTTGAACAGAGTTCCTGTACACCCGCAGAGCGGTTGAGCTCCTTCTGGTGGTGGAAGTCAagctgctcagagagagagagagagagagagagagagagagagagagagagagagagaaagaggttaaAAAATAGCCAAAAGGAGCACCCTTCAAGCCAAATGCATTGGACATATTTCAGTACACACATCAACCAAACTCCCTGCTGCTAATTGGAAAATTGGCCCCAAAACTGAAAAGAGGCTgagcgaagagagagagagagagagagagagagagagagagagagagagagagagagagagaagagataaatAAGAAAACAGACACCACTGGGTGTGAAGAAAAGCTAACAACGATTTGCCTTTTATCAGAAAACAAAGGATTCAAAAACAACACATGTGGTGTTCATTAGCACCCAAATCCATTCCAAATAATGATTTATTCCCATCATTCCCTAAATGCTGACTCCATGGGTCCTCCTTTGGGGAGAAGTTACTGTGGTTTGGTGGTCTGTGACATGAGGGCGATAAACAACATTGGACTAAAATTCCCATTGATACTTACTTaagccttaaagcaacaccaaagagttttctatagcttaaaataatgtttccaaaatcgtttcagtggttcatcaactcgtaacagggtgaacggcaattctgcattcgcttcgcggccctctatcggctataaccgcactatgtaagtttgccagattgggtaacagatctgtagttcgatggaatgagacacctttcctgtggacatcgttatttgaaAAGcctgtgctggataaacaaatagcgtgcgtgtgacagagggaaagttctttggtgttgctttaatactgtacatatataaaAGATTGTAAGGCAGGTCTGTTTCAGTCTGGTCGACATAGTATACTTTGTAGCTTTAtcttcttccttcctttctacCACTGACGCCCTAGACTTTTTATCTGGTTGCTTAAATGCTTTAGAATCTTGGGTGACACTACACACATTTTCTGCTACCGCGTCCATGAGACGGTAGTAACATGAAGTCAATAATTACCATCCCTAATGCTGTGTTTCACAGGGCGAAATAGCAGGAGGAGGAAACTGGCACACCCCACTGTGGTTATCATTAAAGTGCTTTcaatctcccacacacacacacacacacacacacacacacacacacacacactcacacacatacacactaattaCTGGAAGTGGTACAATGTCAAAGCCAAACAAAATGGCCAACATtctcctgtgtttttttttaataaaccgTTGTCTGGGAAAGCTTCCCTGAGAAAGCCTCAGCCCATTCAGCTTTTAATTTCATCGGCTTGCCCCTTCTCATGCGAGGGGAGTGGGACTGCCCACCAAGTGCCTTGACCACCACACGGCAGTTCAAAATGGTGGCTTCGCGATGCTCCATTTCCACACTTACAACAGATCTGGGTAAATATGGAGCAAAGTTACCGAAATAAACCGCCAGCGAGCGAGCAAGCGAGCGAGGGGAGAGCCTCGGATGACATGTCGGATCCTAATGTGAAACACATGTGAGTACACCCTTCCACACTGTGGGAGCCAAGCGGAGGAGGCTTTAATCTTcctcgcctcctcctcctcctcctctttctacTTTGCTCAACCATGGCAACACTACCTGCTTTTATGTTGACAATAACAGCCCGCACAGTCCCACAGGCTAAATTGCATGTTTATGTTGCGACGTGAAAAACGTGACCAGGCAGCAGGAGAAACGGAAAATTGAAAATCAGTTTAGTGTTTTGAAATAGACCAAGGACTCCtagaagatggagagagtacacactctctctctctctctctctctctctctctctcagctttaCTGGCATGACTGTGCATTGTACAATATTGGCAAAGCATTAAGAACAGTAAAATAAACAGCAGTAATAATGTtaaagatctctctctctctctctctgtctatgcgagggtttgtgagtgagtgaacgaATGACTGACagtaaaggagaggagagagttcaGGAGTTGAGACAAGACTGGAGGAGAGGTGTACAACTCTGACCcaactgccccccctcccctgacGTACCATGAGTAAAGGATGCAGCAGAAGAGGATGGCCGTGCCCACTCCTGTGGCTATCCTCTTACCGCTCTCATCGCCCGAGCTGAAGGGGAACACGCACACAGTGACGTTGACTCCGTTCTCCTCCacccctgcaacacacacacacacacacacacacacacacacacacacacacacacacacacacacacacacacacacacacacacacacacacacacacacacacacacacacacacacacaggtttaatGAGAGGGAAGAGGTTTGCCCGAATGTAGGAGCAATTAAATCTAGCTCTGGGTGCCACTGCTGGGCTCTGTTAATAAGAGCTTGACTTAGGGCTTGGCTCTGTTAAATGCGAGAGCAAGCatttcacacaaacattcacacacacttacagtctcctacacacacacacaaatagacacatgcagacactcacacagatgtCACTCACTTTCTTTGGGTTTGCTGGAGAGGGCTGAGAAGGTCAGGTACATGACATACACACTGATCACTCCAGGCTGCAGCAGGCCAGACATAGGCTggtctggagagagagaaagtgtgagagagagagtgtgagagagagagagagagggggaagggcgTTTCATTACAAGTTATGTAGTTTGCGGGCTGCCAATGACCTCATTTACAGTACAGTGATTTAAATaaaacagacacaaagacagacagacacagaccatAAACCTACTAAATAACCTACTAAATGAACTTGAGGATGACACAAACAGTAGTACAAACTTGTTCACAAAATGTGGCCACATTGTTGCATAGTGATGTTTTAATCCATGTAGCTCATcccactctctctatccattGTGCTGTGGCCTCAGGATTCTCCTGTTTAGAGCCTCTGCTGCCGTGCTCAGTGGAGAGAACAGAGCACACGCATGTGCCTGAAGCCTGTTTCACCCGGCACACTTTGCAGTTGTGTGACTGCTGCTGTTGACATGTGCATATTCCCCAGCCCATCTGTCACGTgtgcgaaaacacacacacacacacacacacacagaaatgtgtgACTGCTGCTGTTGACATGTGCATATTCCCCAGCCCATCTGTCACGTgtgcgaaaacacacacacacacacacacacacacacacacacacagaaagccgAGTCAGACTCACAGGTCTGGATGCAGGGCGAGATGGCCAGCAGGGAGACGATGACGCAGAGGGATGCGTTGACGCCCAGGAAGATCTTGTTAAGGAAGCAGACCTGCGGGTGCGTGTAGAAGTAGGCCATGAAGACCAGTGCACCCACCGCCACCGTGAAGAGCACCAGGGTCACCAGGGCCAGCGCCGCGTACCACAGCTTGTTGTACTTCACCCCTGACGTCCTGCgcaggagatgggggggggggggatatgagAAACTATTAACCACTATTAACTATTAACCACAATCAGAATAGAAGGTCTTTTCTTAGACTGAAGAAGTTTTTCACCCAATAAATCTCAGTAGGCCATTCGTAAAGACAACATTATGTTTGAGTGCATTTATATGATACATATGATCACTGTCACTGAGGGAGCGCAAAAAAGAAAAGCTGAAAAAGAAacagcttattattattattattattattattattattattattattattattattattattataaggaCCATGTTAAACTCCAGTTTATATTTTTAACACTGCCAGGAAAAGCAATACAGGCCTGCATGATTAACTAATCCATTGTGCAACTACTGTGGGAGTATATGGGAGTAGTTCAGCAAATGAGTGGATTACTggaacaaacagagagagaggaagtcctACTATTGTGCTGGACTATCTGTTGCGTTGTCTGGCTGAAACCGCATAAGCAATGACAATCACAAAACCAATGCTGTTCTCGACTCTATGAGGATACTGTGCCACAGTGTAAAGTAGTTTATTGACCTAGAAAGAGGGTAAGTCAATACAACTCTAAAACAAACAC includes the following:
- the serinc5 gene encoding serine incorporator 5; translated protein: MCNPCCLSQLACCCGSAACSLCCGCCPKIKQSTGTRFMYALYFMLVTVICVVMMSPTVEKEMQNLPLYKDICDQLSAGANCNDLVGYRAVYKVCFGMACFFFLFCIFTIRVQSSTGCRAAIHNGFWFFKFLALLGCCAGGFFLPNQDTFLEVWRYVGAVGGSIFLFIQLMLLVEFAHRWNQNWTSGVKYNKLWYAALALVTLVLFTVAVGALVFMAYFYTHPQVCFLNKIFLGVNASLCVIVSLLAISPCIQTYQPMSGLLQPGVISVYVMYLTFSALSSKPKERVEENGVNVTVCVFPFSSGDESGKRIATGVGTAILFCCILYSCLTSTTRRSSTALRVYRNSVQESERARCCFCWGDDTDDFDEEEKKTGGGGQDVNYDEQDGTIYSYAYFHFVFFLGSLYVMMTVTNWFHYKDASIEELLDGSWSVFWIKMASCWVCLVLYLGTLVAPMFCPRRFEA